One window of the Rosa rugosa chromosome 3, drRosRugo1.1, whole genome shotgun sequence genome contains the following:
- the LOC133736295 gene encoding cysteine-rich receptor-like protein kinase 26 has translation MIITITNIRPTHQAGEYLFEINGEYSFESNICSKSTFNGTFGKNLNHLFSSLLSSINATTSTGFYNSSYGEIPDKVYAIGFCRGDLKPPACAACLAASTALIVKNACPDAKDGGVGSINCTLRYSNISISGIRVEAPAISGYSHGDNISSSSRFDFNQRLTTLFETLRSKAAAGSVLKFAVGHSNAPVSSGITIYGLAQCSPDLSETDCSVCISKGLEQLPSCCYKSWSYVGASCSLRYDPDLFYDPATDPTPLPPPSPPPATTTSNSGGIESGTSRMVMITTLVPVVVSMFLIVSHSLSNDLVYFLVQFV, from the exons AtgatcatcaccatcaccaatATCAGGCCTACTCATCAAGCCGGTGagtatttatttgaaatcaACGGTGAGTATTCATTTGAAAGCAACATCTGTTCTAAAAGCACCTTCAACGGCACCTTCGGCAAAAACCTCAATCATCTCTTCTCCTCCCTCCTCTCTTCAATCAACGCCACCACGTCCACCGGGTTTTACAACTCCTCGTACGGAGAAATCCCTGACAAAGTTTACGCAATCGGATTCTGTAGAGGAGATCTCAAGCCCCCTGCCTGCGCTGCTTGTCTTGCCGCCTCCACCGCCCTTATTGTCAAAAACGCTTGCCCTGATGCAAAGGATGGAGGTGTAGGCTCCATAAATTGCACGCTACGTTACTCCAACATCTCCATTAGTGGCATCAGAGTAGAAGCACCAGCTATATCTGGCTATAGCCATGGTGACAATATCTCATCATCCTCAAGGTTTGATTTTAATCAAAGGCTCACCACATTATTCGAAACATTAAGAAGTAAAGCCGCGGCGGGTAGTGTTCTTAAATTTGCTGTTGGGCACTCAAACGCTCCGGTTAGTTCTGGTATAACGATATACGGACTTGCGCAGTGCAGTCCAGACTTATCGGAAACAGACTGCAGTGTTTGCATAAGTAAGGGTTTGGAGCAGCTCCCATCATGTTGTTATAAATCTTGGAGTTATGTTGGTGCCAGCTGTAGCTTAAGGTATGATCCTGACCTCTTCTACGACCCCGCAACTGATCCGACACCACTGCCTCCGCCATCACCACCGCCAGCCACTACCACAAGTAATTCTGGAG GAATCGAAAGTGGCACATCTCGAATGGTCATGATCACTACTCTTGTGCCAGTCGTGGTTTCCATGTTTCTAATTGTATCTCATTCTCTATCCAATGATCTGGTATACTTTTTGGTTCAGTTTGTTTGA
- the LOC133740232 gene encoding uncharacterized protein LOC133740232 isoform X1, whose product MFSKELRSAPKSFEFENRRQSQMYPKVRVRVHQQENHIPPQNDHRRVPVTKVSDESLSIPVKETQGCSLPLKPRIMKASVPKVPAGQPLSSSKEKSRHLDKDAKPDVRTCSAVQPRPRAVLSSPDNDGMIGLVNKLIDKQPSAFKVHNTKERVPAAQRQQSKTSPSPMSRTKGSNRAVSNKTGLVQSKVQKTMIGKQQQASVGIGKSRFTT is encoded by the exons ATGTTCTCCAAGGAACTGAGAAGCGCACCAAAGTCATTCGAATTTGAAAACAGACGACAATCGCAAA TGTATCCTAAGGTGAGAGTGAGGGTGCATCAACAAGAAAATCATATTCCTCCACAAAATGATCACAGGAGAGTACCGGTGACGAAGGTCTCTGATGAATCTCTATCTATACCAG TGAAGGAGACTCAAGGCTGTTCTCTACCATTGAAACCCAGAATCATGAAGGCTTCTGTACCTAAGGTACCAGCAGGACAGCCACTTTCTTCATCTAAAG AGAAGAGCAGACATCTTGACAAGGATGCAAAACCAGATGTTAGAACTTGTTCTGCAGTACAGCCGCGTCCTCGTGCAGTCTTATCTAGTCCTG ACAATGATGGGATGATTGGACTAGTAAACAAGCTAATTGATAAGCAACCTTCTGCTTTCAAGGTGCATAACACAAAGGAGAGGGTACCTGCTGCCCAAAGGCAACAGAGTAAGACATCCCCAAGTCCTATGAGCAGGACCAAAGGCTCCAATAGAGCAGTGTCTAACAAGACTGGTCTTGTGCAAAGTAAAGTGCAAAAGACCATGATTGGAAAACAGCAGCAAGCAAGTGTTGGAATAGGGAAATCAAGATTCACTACTTGA
- the LOC133740232 gene encoding uncharacterized protein LOC133740232 isoform X2 — translation MYPKVRVRVHQQENHIPPQNDHRRVPVTKVSDESLSIPVKETQGCSLPLKPRIMKASVPKVPAGQPLSSSKEKSRHLDKDAKPDVRTCSAVQPRPRAVLSSPDNDGMIGLVNKLIDKQPSAFKVHNTKERVPAAQRQQSKTSPSPMSRTKGSNRAVSNKTGLVQSKVQKTMIGKQQQASVGIGKSRFTT, via the exons A TGTATCCTAAGGTGAGAGTGAGGGTGCATCAACAAGAAAATCATATTCCTCCACAAAATGATCACAGGAGAGTACCGGTGACGAAGGTCTCTGATGAATCTCTATCTATACCAG TGAAGGAGACTCAAGGCTGTTCTCTACCATTGAAACCCAGAATCATGAAGGCTTCTGTACCTAAGGTACCAGCAGGACAGCCACTTTCTTCATCTAAAG AGAAGAGCAGACATCTTGACAAGGATGCAAAACCAGATGTTAGAACTTGTTCTGCAGTACAGCCGCGTCCTCGTGCAGTCTTATCTAGTCCTG ACAATGATGGGATGATTGGACTAGTAAACAAGCTAATTGATAAGCAACCTTCTGCTTTCAAGGTGCATAACACAAAGGAGAGGGTACCTGCTGCCCAAAGGCAACAGAGTAAGACATCCCCAAGTCCTATGAGCAGGACCAAAGGCTCCAATAGAGCAGTGTCTAACAAGACTGGTCTTGTGCAAAGTAAAGTGCAAAAGACCATGATTGGAAAACAGCAGCAAGCAAGTGTTGGAATAGGGAAATCAAGATTCACTACTTGA
- the LOC133741084 gene encoding mitochondrial import receptor subunit TOM9-2, protein MASQARKGGVSLPERRNPKKDDGGDGVIARISQSQILARGKQVTSDAGYVAKKLLRSTGKAAWIFGTTFLILVVPLIIEMDREQQLTELEFQQANILGTSAGSAPPAK, encoded by the coding sequence ATGGCAAGCCAAGCTCGCAAAGGCGGAGTCTCCCTCCCGGAGCGGCGGAACCCTAAGAAGGACGACGGCGGCGACGGCGTCATCGCCAGGATCTCCCAGTCCCAAATCCTCGCTCGCGGCAAGCAAGTCACCTCCGACGCCGGCTACGTCGCCAAGAAGCTGCTGAGGAGCACCGGCAAGGCCGCCTGGATCTTCGGCACCACCTTCCTCATCCTCGTCGTCCCTCTCATCATCGAGATGGACCGCGAGCAGCAGCTCACCGAGCTCGAGTTCCAGCAGGCCAACATCCTCGGCACCTCCGCCGGCTCCGCTCCTCCGGCCAAGTGA
- the LOC133739140 gene encoding plasmodesmata-located protein 2-like: protein MDFPSKQALFFCSALLFFTILASFPSVITAADYTALVYKGCANQKFQDSNGIYTQNLKSLFNSLVSSAQQQKTFFTTTSGDSTNAIMGLYQCRGDLSTADCATCVTKLPSLAQKYCEKAIAARVQLSGCYLRYELSGFKQVSGTQLLYKICGSSRSSGSAEFEKKRDSAFDKLEGGIKNGSVLFYTGSYELVYVLGQCEGDLSNSDCGDCVKSATEQADSECGDSVSGQIYLHKCYISYSYYANGLPTLTSSSGTVGSNHHTTQKTVAIVVGGVAAVGFVFVCLMFIKSLLKKKRGAKHGDYY, encoded by the exons ATGGATTTTCCATCAAAACAAGCCCTTTTCTTTTGCTCTGCTCTGCTTTTCTTCACAATCCTTGCCTCCTTCCCCTCTGTAATCACAGCTGCGGATTACACAGCCTTGGTCTACAAGGGTTGTGCTAATCAAAAATTCCAAGACTCAAATGGGATTTACACCCAAAACCTCAAATCTCTATTCAACTCTCTAGTATCTTCAGCCCAGCAGCAAAAGACCTTCTTCACCACCACCTCCGGTGACTCCACAAATGCAATCATGGGTCTCTATCAGTGCAGAGGAGACCTCTCCACAGCTGATTGCGCCACCTGTGTCACAAAGCTTCCATCTTTAGCCCAAAAATACTGTGAAAAAGCCATAGCAGCTAGAGTCCAGCTCAGTGGGTGCTACTTGCGCTATGAACTTTCTGGGTTTAAGCAGGTTTCAGGGACACAGCTGCTGTACAAGATTTGCGGGTCGAGTCGGTCTAGTGGGTCTGCTGAGTTTGAAAAGAAAAGGGACTCTGCTTTTGACAAATTGGAAGGTGGGATCAAGAATGGTAGTGTGTTGTTCTATACTGGGAGCTATGAGTTGGTTTATGTTTTGGGCCAGTGTGAGGGTGATTTGAGCAACAGTGATTGTGGGGATTGTGTCAAAAGTGCTACTGAACAAGCCGATTCAGAGTGTGGTGATTCAGTTTCTGGGCAGATTTATCTGCACAAGTGCTACATCAGCTACAGCTACTATGCTAATGGCCTCCCAACCTTAACTTCTTCATCAG GGACTGTAGGGTCTAACCATCACACAACACAGAAGACAGTAGCCATTGTTGTGGGAGGTGTAGCAGCTGTGGGGTTTGTATTTGTATGCTTGATGTTTATCAAGTCTCTGTTAAAGAAGAAGCGTGGTGCCAAACATGGAGACTACTACTGA